Proteins from a single region of Engystomops pustulosus chromosome 5, aEngPut4.maternal, whole genome shotgun sequence:
- the HHATL gene encoding protein-cysteine N-palmitoyltransferase HHAT-like protein, producing MGIKTSLPHYELGFYALVLSCALVYSLNGIFEASRDNVNRKSFKENVRSGWYYFGRKMDVADFEWVMWFTTFRNYIIFALSGHVIFAKVFSLIIPQHRSWVYMIYGMLTVLTIMGSNYLMLILSHCLLLYTVSLVKQKWLCFAAGLCSLATFKVEPLSSWQSGFVTGTFTLQDILFYGGSGFTILRCMSFALETCDLKEGFYSPLQLLKYNFYLPFFFFGPIMTFDRFHEQVSSKAVTRKEDEMRSIRVQAVVHVLVILLVDVFFHFLFILSIPSDLKLLKKLSDWSLAGLAYSNLVYDWVKAAVMFGVINTISRLDHLDPPQPPKCITMLYVFAETHFDRGINDWLCKYVYDYIGESHTNIKKELVATIATFLVTTLWLGPCEIVYIWSVCNCFGLNFELWVQKFFELEPFARIEAKLPESMSRRIRGVFGAANFWAIILYNILALNSLDFALMVAKRILITGFPVSTLSIWFVTYCGVQLIKERERVLAIEEERSEKLKTT from the exons ATGGGGATTAAGACGTCGTTACCGCACTATGAGCTGGGTTTCTATGCTCTGGTCTTGTCTTGTGCTCTTGTTTACTCCTTGAATGGGATATTTGAGGCGTCTCGAG ATAACGTGAATCGGAAATCATTCAAGGAGAATGTCCGGTCGGGTTGGTATTACTTTGGGAGGAAAATG GATGTTGCGGACTTCGAGTGGGTCATGTGGTTCACGACGTTTCGGAATTATATCATCTTCGCGCTTAGCGGACACGTCATCTTTGCCAAAGTCTTCtccctcatcatccctcag CACCGGTCCTGGGTGTACATGATCTATGGGATGCTGACGGTCCTGACCATCATGGGGAGTAACTACCTGATGCTGATCCTGTCGcactgcctcctcctctacaCTGTGTCGCTGGTGAAACAGAAGTGGCTCTGCTTCGCGGCCGGACTCTGCAGCCTGGCCACCTTCAAGGTGGAGCCACTCAGCTCTTGGCAA AGCGGGTTTGTGACGGGGACCTTCACCCTGCAGGACATCCTCTTCTATGGGGGCAGCGGCTTCACCATTCTGCGCTGCATGAGCTTCGCCCTGGAGACCTGCGACCTCAAGGAGGGTTTCTACTCGCCCCTGCAGCTCCTCAAGTACAACTTCTACCTCCCCTTCTTCTTCTTCGGACCCATTATGACCTTTGACCGTTTCCATGAACAG GTGAGCAGTAAGGCGGTGACCCGGAAGGAGGATGAGATGAGGAGCATCCGGGTGCAGGCCGTGGTCCATGTCCTGGTCATCCTCCTGGTGGACGTCTTCTTCCACTTCCTCTTCATTCTCTCCATCCCCTCAGACCTGAAGCTGCTAAAAAAACTTTCCGACTGGTCGCTGG CTGGATTGGCCTATTCCAACTTAGTCTATGATTGGGTGAAAGCGGCGGTGATGTTTGGGGTTATAAACACCATCTCCAGACTGGACCACCTGGACCCCCCGCAGCCCCCAAAGTGTATTACCATGCTCTACGTCTTTGCAGAAAC GCACTTTGACAGAGGAATTAATGACTGGCTCTGCAA ATATGTCTATGACTACATCGGTGAAAGTCATACCAACATCAAAAAGGAGCTCGTAGCCACGATTGCCACATTCCTGgtgaccactctgtggcttggGCCATGTGAAATAGTGTACATCTGGTCTGTCTGCAACTGCTTTGGTCTGAACTTTGAGTTGTGGGTACAGAAGTTTTTTGAACTGGAACCATTTGCCAGAATAGAG GCGAAGTTACCAGAGTCCATGTCCAGAAGGATTAGAGGTGTCTTTGGGGCAGCCAACTTCTGGGCTATTATTTTATACAATATATTGGCCCTTAACAGTCTGGACTTTGCTCTGATGGTGGCAAAGAGGATCTTGATCACAG GCTTCCCGGTCAGCACTCTGTCTATCTGGTTTGTGACATATTGTGGAGTTCAGCTCATCAAGGAGAGGGAGCGAGTCTTGGCcatagaggaggagaggagcgagAAGCTGAAGACCACCTGA